The Bombus terrestris chromosome 4, iyBomTerr1.2, whole genome shotgun sequence genome has a window encoding:
- the LOC100651181 gene encoding focal adhesion kinase 1 isoform X4 — translation MSTGVGDGAGGGGGVQGSGGGRNTPPHGSPTPMDKATLKVHLPNGGFNVVKFGDAIDVRGIISLVTSRLSVGTRHYRNLYAMRLHHPGSGESYWLHQDTTMYQVQEKYEKKHPHCEWRYELRVRYLPQNLNDLYEKDKVTFYYYYDQVRNDYLCANHSALDQDVAVQLCCLEIRYFFKDMPQVALDKKSNLEYLEREVGLHKFLPRSVLNGMKPKALRKLIQQHFKKVAALSELECMFKFFDLLRAYYRFDQERFICALGSSWSIPVELVIGPDLGISYMAHRGGTVPTRMAEFSQIQSIQTLVSDCKEHAKACIKLRVAGAAETLSITCSSLDQAESLADLIDGYCRLITGSNTSLWNRKAASWKNYPCPCKDAHPPKYRQEGSNSPEKNVSKTGTILSEDYAEIVDEEGDYSTPATRDYEIVRNQVELGEIIGEGQFGNVHKGSYKGRDNQVIPVAVKTCKVDADLATSEKFLEEAYIMQQFEHPHIIRLIGVCSEAPIWLVMELAKLGEMRAYLQSNKHRLDLATLLLYTFQLSTALSYLESKKFVHRDIAARNVLVSAHNSVKLADFGLSRWVEDQSYYTASRCKLPIKWMAPESINFRRFTTSSDVWMFGVCMWEILMLGVKPFQGVKNNEVIRKLENGERLALPNHCPPRLYSLMSQCWSYEPSKRPTFKEIRETLHEILLEEKHQQQETMRRENRRVQAMSWGADDVPPPKPSRQPQNTTDQSQLTAAAPVSTYIVAQSPEVLAQLLKDNQTRGVCPSVYTTPASPFNTLAVQFQDEEQVLTTALVSDLPFFDSATSEPSASHDTHSGDSTLSDTNLDSLDSSDTPLMSSLNISDATQAQSPAANRKQQKVKEMQNLYAVSSKVVGSITGDLYSPVQKFTTSSAIPATTSVATCGEIYGPVANFTQSSAIVGNLSQSPSVGGNFGENPGNFGPSSLNSIVGLNNQNHSSNFGQFSANNTNQTFGVAQPVSQNSSCIQNPVTAVAYPRVPIVSSTSAAVPGSNTECLYGPVLKFRAQNIQNQNISDLKPVNVSVGSAIPNSRSNLAHTSAPGQNLQAQPMHTQNYQHQQIYSNISHPGTQPMYMSQSQNVQNIQKQNPIHQPVSYIPTQHTNQQNQATGANPIYTAQTASVTVVQAQKIQGPVYVQQIQAGIASHVPSAQAMNMNQQLSFEIAQSHPVQMHFATSGGSVQPTSQQHMHPSTSNIVMGQQSTSVIATQHAPTQCNVSNLSATMANATQYLPQPVMQAGIIRSSTPQIATGVAKITTFVNQKQDEQLTSSTDGTLSGSLISSAVSDSTMSSSSSMTEEAQQDQRTIQSQFDNITENFNSGIDDEQKLLEQRLLEQQRQSEEDSRWLAREEKRLSIATSGDESASPPIPRSVTQSPNHEQHSANTGSIGSDKSTEKVIVVKKMEPTPTADLDRTNDKVYDCTTSVVRAVMSLSQGVQQSKADQYLELVRKVGIELKALLSSVDVLMDILPTSAHREVEMAHKVLSKDMAELVNAMKQAQKYSATTLDAEYRKGMLSAAHILAMDAKNLLDVIDSIRIRYPYVEGQICQKQNHISTSQESMPESRIRSSQSGEHFLRRSQSSERQGTTFRQSQSGDLLHRMGQSVDRSLQGSQTDVSSSSSLERRHHIVTNSLERNSTTRRQMTTNSLERKRPSLSCNISPMNNSVNLPPMVPVTCNLVQTVGPVIHPSQTVTTGINQQSVFAPNNKTTNESATTDS, via the exons ATGAGCACTGGCGTAGGAGATGGAGCTGGAGGTGGCGGTGGCGTGCAGGGAAGCGGCGGCGGAAGAAACACGCCGCCCCATGGATCGCCCACCCCCATGGACAAGGCGACTCTAAAGGTCCATCTGCCTAACG GTGGTTTCAACGTTGTTAAATTCGGTGATGCGATCGATGTGAGGGGCATCATCTCTTTAGTAACTAGTCGATTATCAGTTGGAACTAGACACTATAGAAACCTTTACGCCATGAGACTGCATCACCCTGGGTCGGGGGAGAGTTACTGGTTGCATCAAGACACAACCATGTATCAG GTTCAAGAAAAGTACGAGAAAAAACATCCTCACTGCGAGTGGAGGTACGAACTGAGGGTGCGATACTTGCCACAGAACCTGAATGATCTATATGAAAAGGATAAAGTGACCTTCTACTATTACTACGATCAG GTTCGAAACGATTATCTCTGCGCAAACCACTCAGCTCTCGATCAGGACGTGGCGGTACAACTATGTTGTCTTGAGATTCGCTACTTCTTCAAAGACATGCCACAGGTCGCGCTCGACAAGAAGAGCAATCTCGAGTACCTAGAGAGAGAG GTTGGTCTACACAAGTTCTTACCGCGCTCCGTGTTGAATGGCATGAAACCAAAGGCACTACGCAAGTTAATACAGCAGCATTTCAAAAAAGTTGCAGCATTGTCTGAGCTGGAATGCATGTTCAAGTTCTTTGATCTCTTGCGCGCGTATTACAGATTCGATCAGGAAAGATTTATATGCGCTTTGGGG TCCAGCTGGTCTATACCTGTAGAACTAGTCATTGGACCAGATTTAGGCATATCTTACATGGCTCACAGAGGAGGAACGGTG cCAACAAGAATGGCAGAGTTCTCTCAAATACAATCTATTCAAACGTTGGTATCGGACTGTAAAGAACATGCAAAAGCGTGTATTAAATTAAGAGTAGCTGGAGCAGCAGAAACGCTTAGTATAACTTGCTCGAGTCTAGATCAAGCGGAAAGTCTTGCGGATTTAATCGATGGGTACTGTAGGCTAATTACTGGAAGCAATACCTCGTTATGGAACAGAAAAG CTGCATCGTGGAAAAACTATCCCTGTCCATGCAAAG ATGCTCATCCACCAAAGTACAGACAAGAGGGATCCAATAGTCCGGAGAAAAACGTAAGCAAAACGGGAACAATTTTATCAGAGGACTACGCAGAAATCGTAGACGAAGAAGGAGACTATTCAACGCCAGCTA ctAGAGATTATGAGATAGTCAGGAATCAAGTGGAACTAGGTGAAATCATTGGAGAGGGCCAGTTTGGCAATGTACATAAAGGTTCTTATAAAGGACGGGACAATCAAGTAATACCTGTAGCAGTTAAAACCTGTAAAGTCGATGCAGATCTTGCAACTTCGGAAAAATTTCTCGAAGAAGCCT ATATAATGCAACAATTCGAACATCCTCATATCATAAGACTCATAGGAGTATGTTCCGAAGCGCCAATTTGGTTGGTGATGGAATTGGCCAAATTAGGGGAGATGCGAGCTTATCTACAATCGAACAAACACCGTTTGGACCTCGCCACTCTTCTACTTTACACCTTTCAATTGAGCACTGCCTTATCGTATCTTGAGAGCAAGAAATTTGTACACAG agATATTGCTGCAAGAAATGTACTAGTCTCTGCACACAATTCCGTAAAATTAGCAGACTTTGGTCTTAGTAGATGGGTGGAAGATCAAAGTTATTATACAGCGAGTAGATGTAAGTTACCTATTAAATGGATGGCACCGGAGAGTATTAATTTTCGAAGATTTACAACGTCGTCTGACGTTTGGATGTTTG GTGTATGCATGTGGGAAATTTTAATGTTAGGTGTAAAACCGTTCCAAGGTGTAAAAAATAACGAAGTGATTCGTAAATTAGAGAACGGAGAAAGACTTGCGTTACCGAATCATTGTCCTCCGCGATTATATTCTTTGATGTCTCAGTGCTGGAGTTATGAACCCAGTAAACGTCCGACGTTTAAAGAAATCAGAGAAACGTTACA TGAAATTTTATTGGAAGAAAAACATCAGCAACAAGAAACGATGAGACGAGAGAACAGAAGAGTGCAAGCTATGTCTTGGG GTGCAGACGATGTACCACCACCTAAACCTTCGAGGCAACCGCAAAACACAACAGATCAATCTCAGCTAACCGCTGCAGCGCCGGTTTCGACATATATCGTGGCGCAAAGCCCCGAGGTTCTTGCACAACTTCTCAAGGATAATCAAACTAGGGGGGTATGTCCCTCCGTCTACACAACACCCGCCTCACCTTTCAATACCTTAGCCGTACAATTTCAAGACGAAGAGCAAGTCTTAACTACCGCCTTAGTTTCAGATCTACCCTTTTTCGATTCAGCCACCTCAGAACCTTCTGCCTCTCACGATACTCATTCAGGAGATTCCACTTTGTCCGACACTAATTTAGATTCCCTTGATTCCTCGGACACTCCTCTCATGTCGAGCCTTAATATTTCAGACGCGACACAAGCTCAATCCCCCGCTGCCAATAGAAAGCAGCAGAAGGTTAAAGAGATGCAAAATTTGTACGCGGTTAGTTCAAAAGTCGTTGGTAGCATTACTGGAGATTTGTATTCTCCCGTGCAAAAATTCACAACGTCCAGTGCTATTCCTGCTACAACTAGTGTAGCTACTTGTGGCGAAATATACGGGCCTGTCGCTAATTTCACGCAAAGTTCTGCCATCGTTGGTAATCTTAGTCAGAGTCCCAGCGTAGGTGGTAATTTTGGTGAAAATCCTGGAAACTTTGGGCCTAGTAGTTTAAATAGTATCGTAGGATTGAACAATCAAAACCACTCGTCAAATTTTGGCCAATTTTCTGCTAATAACACGAATCAAACATTCGGTGTTGCTCAACCGGTAAGCCAAAATTCTAGTTGCATACAAAATCCTGTCACTGCCGTCGCGTATCCTCGTGTACCGATCGTTAGTTCGACCAGTGCTGCTGTTCCTGGGTCAAATACGGAATGTTTGTACGGACCGGTACTGAAATTTCGAGCGCAAAACATTCAGAATCAAAATATCTCTGATTTGAAACCCGTAAACGTATCGGTTGGATCTGCCATACCAAATTCGAGAAGCAATTTAGCACACACTTCGGCTCCAGGACAAAATCTACAAGCACAGCCGATGCACACCCAGAATTATCAGCATCAGCAAATCTATTCGAACATTAGCCATCCAGGAACGCAACCAATGTACATGTCACAGTCGCAGAACGTTCAAAACATCCAAAAACAAAATCCCATTCATCAACCCGTTTCTTACATCCCAACACAACATACGAATCAGCAAAATCAAGCGACAGGTGCTAACCCAATTTACACGGCACAAACGGCTTCAGTTACGGTGGTGCAAGCTCAGAAGATTCAGGGCCCCGTATATGTACAACAAATTCAAGCTGGGATTGCGAGTCACGTACCGAGCGCTCAAGCAATGAACATGAATCAGCAATTGTCTTTTGAAATAGCACAAAGTCATCCCGTTCAAATGCATTTCGCCACATCAGGTGGTTCAGTTCAACCCACTAGCCAGCAACATATGCATCCAAGCACATCTAACATTGTAATGGGGCAACAATCGACTTCTGTTATCGCCACGCAGCATGCTCCGACACAATGCAACGTATCAAATCTGTCAGCAACCATGGCGAACGCAACACAGTATTTACCACAACCGGTGATGCAGGCAGGAATCATAAGATCAAGCACTCCTCAGATAGCAACTGGTGTTGCAAAAATTACTACATTCGTAAACCAAAAACAAGACGAACAATTGACAAGCTCGACAGATGGTACACTCTCTGGATCACTGATATCTTCCGCTGTCAGTGATAGCACAATGTCATCGAGCAGCTCGATGACAGAGGAGGCACAGCAAGATCAG AGAACCATACAATCACAGTTCGATAACATTACAGAAAATTTCAACAGTGGAATTGACGATGAACAAAAATTATTAGAACAACGACTTTTGGAACAGCAACGCCAGTCGGAAGAAGATAGTCGTTGGTTGGCAAGGGAAGAG AAACGTCTGTCCATTGCGACAAGTGGAGACGAAAGCGCGAGTCCACCAATTCCCCGTTCAGTTACACAATCACCAAATCATGAACAACATAGTGCTAATACCGGTTCTATAGGTTCCGATAAAAGTACCGAAAAAGTAATTGTGGTGAAG aaaatggaACCAACACCAACTGCCGATCTAGATAGAACGAACGATAAAGTATATGATTGTACCACCAGTGTAGTTCGTGCTGTGATGTCTTTATCTCAAG GTGTCCAACAAAGCAAAGCTGACCAATATTTGGAATTAGTACGTAAAGTGGGTATCGAATTAAAGGCCTTACTTTCATCTGTAGATGTTCTGATGGACATATTACCTACATCTGCTCATCGAGAAGTAGAAATGGCGCATAAAGTTCTTAGTAAGGATATGGCAGAACTTGTAAATGCCATGAAACAAGCTCAGAAATACAGTGCTACTACTTTGGATGCAGAATACCGAAA AGGAATGCTATCAGCAGCACATATTTTAGCAATGGACGCAAAAAATCTTTTAGATGTAATCGATTCGATACGCATTCGATATCCATACGTAGAAGGTCAAATTTGCCAAAAGCAAAATCATATTAGTACTTCACAAGAATCAATGCCAGAAAGTCGTATTCGTTCCAGTCAATCTGGAGAACATTTCCTAAGGAGAAGTCAGTCGAGTGAACGTCAAGGTACAACATTCAGACAGAGTCAAAGCGGTGATCTTCTACATAGAATGGGGCAATCCGTTGATCGTTCGTTGCAG GGTAGCCAAACTGATGTTAGCAGTAGTTCTAGTTTAGAAAGAAGGCATCATATCGTCACTAATAGTCTCGAACGTAATTCAACAACAAGACGACAAATGACCACAAATAgcttagaaagaaaaagaccaTCGTTATCTTGTAATATCAGCCCTATGAATAATTCGGTTAATCTGCCACCAATGGTACCAGTTACCTGTAATTTAGTCCAAACAGTTGGACCTGTCATTCATCCAAGTCAAACAGTAACAACAGGTATTAATCAACAGTCAGTGTTTGCACCTAATAATAAAACGACAAATGAAAGTGCAACAACTGATAGCTAA